DNA from Mesorhizobium sp. DCY119:
TTGTCTGATATTACCGACAAATCAAAAAGCTTCGTCAATCCGTCATGCAAATCGCCTATGGCAGCGAGGCTGACCAGGACCACACGATGCGATACGCCATTTACTTCACCCCCGGACCCGACGACGCGCTGACCCGCATCGCTGCCAATTGGCTCGGCCGCAACCCTTTTACGGGTGCGACCAGCACTGCGCCGGCAACATCGCTGCTGACGCCGACGGAGATCGCCTTCCACACCGCTGCCGCCCGGCGCTACGGCTTCCACGCCACGCTGAAGGCGCCGTTCCGGCTGGCCGAGGGTGAGAGCGAAGCCTCGCTCGACAAGGCGCTAGCCGCCTACGCCGCATCGGTCGAGCCGGTGATCATCCCGCATCTCGTGCTGGGCCAGATCGACCGCTTCTTCGCGCTTATCCCGGGCGAGGTGTCACCCGAACTCAATCGCTTCGCCGGCGATGTGGTTGAAAAGTTCGATCGCTTTCGCGCGCCCTTGACCGATGCCGAAATCGAGCGCCGCAACCCGGATGCACTGAGCCAGATCGAGTTCCGCAACCTGTGCCAATGGGGTTACCCTTACGTGTTCGACACGTTCCGTTTCCACATGACGCTGACGGGCCGCGTCAGCGCCGAAGAAAGCCCAAAATTGCGTGCAAC
Protein-coding regions in this window:
- a CDS encoding DUF1045 domain-containing protein, translating into MRYAIYFTPGPDDALTRIAANWLGRNPFTGATSTAPATSLLTPTEIAFHTAAARRYGFHATLKAPFRLAEGESEASLDKALAAYAASVEPVIIPHLVLGQIDRFFALIPGEVSPELNRFAGDVVEKFDRFRAPLTDAEIERRNPDALSQIEFRNLCQWGYPYVFDTFRFHMTLTGRVSAEESPKLRATIERLFGNAVAEPFAIDGLALFVEREPGAPFMVHSYHALGQRRERKTA